TGGGCAAGTCACACATGTCCGCATTTAAAACCGGGCCGAGTCCGGGCATCTAATTTAGTTACTTATAAtagtagttgtccggacccggatttttgccacccctactcAAAGCAATCACCATTCATTGAAGAATTGAACCTTGCTAATATTTTTGAAGACggaagtgtttttttttgtttttttaagtatgTAAAAAGGGTTCAatgtctatattttttttttattttgtaaaataggCTTGTAAACCTTGCTAATATATGAGACCTAGATGCTGGATATATGACAAGCATCAATCTAGTATGAAtgttcaaaaccctagtccttaCCATCATAAGTGGAAGAAGTGGGTGGAACAATTATCATGGATGTCTTGGGAATCAAATTCCCACTAATGGTCGAGAGAGAAAAACACAAAGCAGACTTATCTTGGAGACTAATATAAGAGATTGATATTGGAGACTGATCTTAGAGACTGATATAGGGGCTGTCACGCAATCAGGGCTCCACATACCAAACACAGTGGTAGTGGTTGCGGATTATCACCATCGAAGATTATCACCGTTGAAGACGGAGGAATGATGAAGGGGTTGGCGTTGGCGGCGGCGGAGGGGAAAAACCCTGTCAAAGAGCTAATTCATACCTTACGAAGAGCTAGAATAGTGATCGATGTTCAGGATCTAGAATGGTACCTTTCAAAAAGCTAATTCATGGCCTTCTCAACAACAGTGGAAACTGCGGCCGAGATCACCGTCCCGACGGCGTGCTTCACCATCTTGGAGAAGATACTCTGCACAGGAGGCGCCATCGATAAATTAAGTGAGGCAAAAGATGTGGCATCTTATTTATAGACATGATTTTTGTGATAAATTTATGTgtcataaatttttgttttttatttcaaatattccatattCATATAACTCTTCTtcggaaattaattttatattaatatttttgtctTTACCATAATGTTCTTCAATAGTATaaacaatttattttcttttattatgcttactaAGTTGATTACTATATcaaatatgatttaaaaaaaaatcttatgatattatctatatttttaactatagtCTTATGTTCCTTGTTTCTATGTTTTCTCTAGACATATCTAGTCTctattttatcaaattgttttgataactttattttccaattttctAGCAAATGTCTATCTTCTTTTGATCCaatttctattaaatatttttctgcTTATGGTatgctattttattttgtatattacgGGGATTTAATTCTTTATCTATAGGGAAATATCTTATTCGTGCCAATTCTATCTTATAATATTCAGTGGATTCAAGTAAGTGTTTCATTTCTATGAAACTTTAAACCATATTCAGGTagtattctaattttttaaccAGAtcctatttgtatatttttttacatgtgTACATAAATTGTctatatctaatttattatttttgttttcttttatgctattttttatgTAATCTAAATTGCAAAGTattgtttctaattttaatagCTGGGTTTCCAAATTATGTCATTTCTTAAGGATTAGGTCCATTTTAGCATccatttgataaaattttttatttaatatgcaAGGATTAAGTCTAAGATTTGCAAGGTTAATTCTATTacaacatttaatattttataatttacttttttctattttatataaaggtttcattttaaaatatataattttgtcttACAATAAttatcaaggttgtcagaccccgTCCGAGCATTGACCCGGTTAAGTTCAGGGGTCAAGGGTTTGACCGGGTTGAACCAGGGTTGAAACGGGgtcataataaaatattttaaaaatattataataattaataaggataaaaaaataatataacttatgttttaataattaaaaaacataatgagttaaatattttaatttatatcctttttgttatttttaaaatatctgaaatataataaatttaatattcaaaattttagttatatatatattgattttttttttaaaaatcaaatattttaaaaaacctaatccaagtCCCAAGATTTGAATCCCGGGActcacaaaaatatttaaaataaaaaccaatttaaaaactctctctctctctctctcgtctctcttctctcttctctagCCGCGGCCACTCTCTCCCTCGCATCTCCCTCTTGCCGTCTCTCTTCCATCTCCTTTAGCCGCCGTCCACACTTCCATCATTGCGCCactattctcattttttatttctctccGTGGTTCTgtgttatcattttttatttattttttttaactagttATCCGGGTCAATGAATGTCCGAGTAAATCGGCCTAGTTCAAGGTCGAACTGCCCAGGTCAATGAATTAATATCGGGGTTTTTTACACCTTCTTCAAAAGACATGTCCGGACCGATCACATGGCCAGTTTCCAGTTTTTCGGGTTGAACCGGCTGAACCAGTCCGGGTCTAATAACCTTGATAATTATAATGTTAATTAAAGCATCAGTAATAATTAAGGTACACACTAGTATTATAACTATAATTTCTACTAACTTATGAAGAGCTGGGAATTGAAGTGTATGAGAATAatttctacttttatttttgtaaaatgaaACTATACTAAATactaaattttattgaaattaaaatttactaaCTACTACTTACTATAACTAAATACTATTTACTGGAATTAAAACTTTACTAATCACTACTTATGCTGAAAGTTGTAAATtgcttaaaataaatttcaacagGTAAAAACGAGTAGACTTCTTATAAGCAAACAAGATCCTTAACATGTAATATGATAGAAGTTTTAATTCAGTTAATAACTCAAATTGATCCATTTTGATaaagttttttctttctcaagtttcattattttgatatatgaaCAATCTTGGCTGTCTTATGGACCAAGCATCATGAATATTCATAATATGAAAACTATAGAGGGACGATCATTCAAGTTCCAAGAGTTCAGATTTACCTCCACACTCTTTCCCTTAAACGGACCTCTTGTTCTCTGGCGAGTACAGTTGGTGCTCTGTAGTTCATCTTACCTCTTCATAGTTCATACTAGACGGATTAACTCTtttctatattaaaaaacaatttaagtttCTTTTTAGGATTATGGATCAATAAAAGTCATATAACTAATTTAAAACTAACCGTCTACATGTTGGGGACCCTGTTAAGGGTTTATCCCTACATGATGATGATTACCTTGTTCTTGGATTGAAACtttggctctgataccactatgAGGTTGGTGTGCCTTTGAACTTACTTTGAGTTCCGAATGAAAGATTTATAGTCTAAAGATCAAAGTGAAGTAAAGGTTAGGGCCCATTTAGTATGAtgtaaagttaatttttttttttttttgtaaagaaGGGTGAATCTTTTCAATCGTTtggttgtaaaaaaaaatatggtctCCTTGTAATCACTTTCTGTGTTGATAAGGAAAAGTGATTCACAAGAGGTGGTGTGAAAGTGATTACACATTTGGATTAGAAAGTTGTAATtgtcaaattactaaactacccttttattacataaaactttttcttgtttcttttttagtttCGTTTGGATAGTATTTTTATGGGAGAAtctctatttttattgaatcatatttatattgatataatAATTCAACATCATAAACTACAACAACTAAGggcaaaaaataagaattaactTAACTTTACATTGAAAATACATTCATACCAAACGAGGGAATTAAGTTTGCATCaagcaaattataatttttattgagaTAACCAAACgttgttatgttattttgtagggaaagtaattgcatgcaaagtctttccctgcaaagattttacatgcaattactttcctTGCAAAATTCCAAACTGGCCCGTAGGGTTGGAAGAGTAATTATGGAAATgttataaattaaatgatttattgaTAGCAAAGCCTTGGGATTTGGTATCACATAGTTAGTTTGCAGGAGAAATTCATTATCCAAGTTCGAAGTGCATTTGATTCAGTGATGCCATAAGTTTTCAATTGTGGGTATGAGCTTATAACCAATCTCCGTGTTAACTACTTGGGTGCATGGAGCAAACTATCATTACCTCACGTGTGCACACccctaactatatatatatatatatatatatacttctgaTATTcacaaaaagatttttttaaataaaaataagaaaaaatgtacttaaattttattacataataatcaaataacacAGTAAACATTATCAAAACCTAAAGGTACATTTTCGTAAAAAGGATTTAGCaataggggtggacatgggccgggcgacccatgggctggcccgagcccagcccaaaaaatacaagacttgggtttagaaagttggcccaaaGAGCTGGGTTGGGCTCAAATGTTTTAGCCTGATTAAATTTTGGGCTGGGTTTGGATCAGATGAATTTTAACCCAAcccgacccgaataaataaataataaataatatattatttataacatatataattataaatatataatatgtttgaaAATAGTCAAAATTAGGCAGCATTTTAGCCTatgatttatatagaatttattgacaatatatataatatattattgataatatttgttgataatattactacttatttatatagaatttatttgaaccatttataatacttgtgttgtatttttttaattgtttgaaaattttttaggggttgtagtaatagttttatttagtttattttaattattttataaaataattatttattttttgggttgggTTGGGCTGGGCTGGGCATGGGCCTAATAACAATCAAATGAGCCGGGTTTGGACGAAGACAATTTGGCCCAAATATGACCCGATTCTGTCCGAATAAATGGGTTATATTTTTTAGTCTAGCCCAGCCCAGACCCGACCAAGCCCGGCCATGTCCACCCCTATTTAGCAATAATATAATGGTACACATGTAAGGatattttatccaaaaaaataaatgtttgagGGGTTAATctgtaataaattaaaagagGAGGGCTctaatgcataaataaatacacCACTATATAAACACTACGATTCACCCGTGCTTCGATTTCAATAAGATGGCGGGGAATGCGGAGCAGCTGGAGCTTCCTCTCATCGATCTCTCCTCCCCCGATCGCGCATGCTCCGCCAAATCGATTCGCAAGGTCCGTAAACCCTATCCTCCATCCCAGTCTGCATCTTTTTCCACTGATCAATCGGTTATTTTGATGATTCCCTactcgaaaccctagaaattttGCTTGATAATCATATGAATGGCAGTGCACTGTGATTTTTAGGCATGCGTGGATCATGGTTTCTTCTACCTTGTGAATCATGGAATCGAGGAGTTGGTTTTGCAGCAGGTGTTTCAGGAGAGCAAGAAGTTCTTCTCGTTGCCTCTTGATGAGAAGATGAAGCTTGGATATAAGGATCACAGAGGATATACCCCAATGTTTGCTGAAACCCTCGATCCTTCATCCAAAATCaaaggttttgatttttttattcttaattctATGTGCACCACTGTAAAGTTTCTATTTGCATCCACAGGCTTGCAATTTTTCCTATTCCATGGTTTCCTTTGCTAATTAGTACTAGTTTGACTTGTTTTTGAGTTGGGTTGGTTATAATTGTTAGCAAGTATGCATGTTAAAAGTTGTTTGACTAAACTTTGTTATGGGGTATATTGGCAACTGGGCGTGCGCGGTGTCAGTAACACCAACCTCGATGACCTTGCCTTGAATCCCTGACCCACATGCCGATACCGTCCTGATACCTGACCGAACCAGGGACGGTATCCCTGCCCCACCCTGTACTCATCCATTCTTGTAACTCTTTACCATTTGAtctaaataggaaaaatatatatatgcaggcAAGCAAGCAGGAACTTTTAAGTGTTAATGTTGTATGAAGATTTTGGGGGCTATTTTACTCAAAATGGGAATTTTGACTTGTTTCTACTGAAATGCAGGGGATTTCAAAGAGGGATTTTATATTGGTCCTGCCAAATTTAGTGATTCTCAAGTGGATGCAAATCAGTGGCCTTCAGATGGTatgttttctctctcttccttttcacATTTTTATGTTTCCCGATGCCTATCAAGCAATGTTATTTCTTTAGTTGAATTTATTCCGTTTGAAGAATTTTCCTGTcacttgttttcttcttttcttctgttgttgtttatttagttttctttaaaTGATTGTCTTTATGGCATTATTAGTCACTGATGTAGcttttcaattgtttttttttctcctatGAAATTTAAGATGTTTTGCCATGTTGGAGAGCCACAATGGAatcttattatgaaaaaatgcTGTAAGTTCtattgttttggaattttttttgtttcaaaatttgttcCATTAGGTTTTATTCCAATTTACTACTTGACATGCAATGTTGGCATGTTTGGTTTATATGGCAGCATTTTGTATTTTACACCgcacaacaatttttttttttttgagccCTTGTACTACGTGGTTATTCAAACTGTTTCTActgacattttattttatcatgtgCTGAGGCCCACGTTCAgttacctttttttttgttttttgggttCAGTACCTTCACTAAATGTGTGGTGTATTATTAGCTTATTGTCCTGACGAGAGGTAGTGTTTCAAGACCACTTTGCTCAATTCTTCAAATCACGATTGTTGGCAATTTCAAATGACTTGATTAATGGCTTTTACTGTACTTTCCTCTAGAGTTCAATTGAATTTTGAGCCATGTGCTATATGAGAAAAATGTTGTTGAATCCCACTTTTGATCTAGGTTGGGTCTTTCATATAGGGAAATATAATTGGAACAAACACTATATGATGGTATGGCACACACAAATATTCGTGACCACTTGATGCTCAGGATGTTTATCCCTAACGGTTGACTTTGTCAATGGGCACTATCATGTaattgttagatgtttgggATACAGCTGAAACAACCTATCATGACAATAAATTTCCTTTTTCGTCACAAATATGAACTATTTAGGaaataataccctaattggtccctctagttttctctctcttccctgtTAGCCCCTCTagttttctctctcttcccttttagtccctctactaaaAAATGttccgactagtccctctacttttgaaaatgtgcttacttagttaaaaatgctcccaactagtccctctatttttaaaaatgacccaactagagagactaagtgggcacatttttaaaagtagagggacttgttgggagcatttctaactaagtgggcatattttcaaaagtaaagggactagtcAGGaccatttctgagtagagggaccaataggaaagagagagaaaaatacatggattattttggtgattataccacTATTTAGTCTGCCAAGtgcttggatttgatttgcttGTTAATTTTGCATGTGGCGATTGTCTAGGGCTTGATAAGCTGTTACTTTTGGGATGGTTCATATACGTCTTagatcctttaatttttttgcttcaagttttttgtttttgtttttgttcaggAAAATTAGAATTTATGTCATACCAACTCTAACATGCAAACTACTTAATGAAATTTGAGGTTGTTGCTTCTTGACCTCAGGGCTG
This sequence is a window from Dioscorea cayenensis subsp. rotundata cultivar TDr96_F1 unplaced genomic scaffold, TDr96_F1_v2_PseudoChromosome.rev07_lg8_w22 25.fasta BLBR01000864.1, whole genome shotgun sequence. Protein-coding genes within it:
- the LOC120255147 gene encoding 2-oxoglutarate-dependent dioxygenase-like isoform X1 — its product is MAGNAEQLELPLIDLSSPDRACSAKSIRKACVDHGFFYLVNHGIEELVLQQVFQESKKFFSLPLDEKMKLGYKDHRGYTPMFAETLDPSSKIKGDFKEGFYIGPAKFSDSQVDANQWPSDDVLPCWRATMESYYEKMLAVGKSLISLIALALDLDDLFFEKIGALYQPMAFLRLLHYPGT
- the LOC120255147 gene encoding UPF0676 protein C1494.01-like isoform X2 → MAGNAEQLELPLIDLSSPDRACSAKSIRKACVDHGFFYLVNHGIEELVLQQVFQESKKFFSLPLDEKMKLGYKDHRGYTPMFAETLDPSSKIKGDFKEGFYIGPAKFSDSQVDANQWPSDGLWAKV